From the genome of Solanum stenotomum isolate F172 chromosome 5, ASM1918654v1, whole genome shotgun sequence:
TTAGTAAatagattttgtattttatttgactcattttgtattttcaatatcACTTTGTATACCAGATAATTTGTATTTAgatttgaatttgtatttgtCCTAATGGTATACAATCAGGTTTTGTATTATATGGtctaacttttcaattgaaatGAGTATTTATCGTGCTCAGTTTGTATTTCATTATCACTTTATATTCCATAAATACATAGATCCGACTACTTTcatccaaaataaataaataatcgaCACTTAAAAGATTTGtgaccattttttattttctttgataaTTTGAACTTTTAAAGAAATCAATGGAATTCTATTTGAAATACCAAttgattaattcaaaattttgttatCCAACGAAAAGTGACGCAATCTACAAAAACTGAACTTCAGAACAATGGTAAACGACTTTTGAAAGAACAAGAGAGAGATGGCACTTCGTATTTTTTCAATTGCAACTTGTTAGAgatttaagtgatttttattttttttgaaatattttctcccATGATTTTCGCCAATATGTTGTTGAAgatttgtattttttcaaattaaataaatacaaaagttAGCTCtataacaaatcaaaatattgacattttaaataaatattgaaagtgttgACAAGAGGTCCTATTAGATgctaaaatattattgttttgaaaattttcccaaaataatatcatataacaCTGGCTTTAATCATATTTGAAACATGGCCTAATGGGGAAATATATACTACCAAAGTGTCATACTCATTAGCAcaccatttttcttttatgactATTTTTAGCCCCTCCATTCTTTTGGGGGACTTTATATCAATCAACATGAGATTAAagtgttttttcttttgagtGGGATATTCTGATGTTTGTATCCAGTTGAGGTATCTTCCTTTTTCCTTCTCTGTGTCTATATTTCTAATTCACTTATGGAGTgtattttattgaaaaagattagatttttttgtggtgtatttttgaagaatgcAACATGAGTAcggaatattttttaaaagtctgAGCAATATAGATTTCTATTGTGCCTGAAGTATCATATTTTAGGTTTTTGCTTTCTTGGAAATTGGGGGGGAAGGggttattttgttgttgtttctaATGACTAGTGAGATATTGTCTGTTTTGGGCTAAATCTGAATGATTTTTGCCAAAATGCGTCACACCATTAAGAGCTTGGCTTCAATTAGTATCTCTGCACTCCAACTTTCGATGTGCtcaagtaaacacttaaacttgtataaaattgaataagtaaacACACGTGTTGTTACATGGCATAAGTTTCTCAAGTTTTATCTACAAAGATCCCCTCAGTTTCTAAATTTTATGCATAAGTTTCTAGTAGTTTTTCTTATAGTTGTGATATCAGTTTATTTGGTGTTTTATGATGTACGTTAAGCTCTTGTTGGATGGAATGGGGGGTAAAAAGCATATGTTTAAGTATGTCCGAGTTGCAcccgtgttggatcctccaaaaatgcagtattttttggaggatccaacacacacttgatgatattttttaagAGCTTTGACTCATTTTATCCATTCTGTGTTGTATTGTGATCCTGGAATCTATTCATATATTTCTACAGGCATTAGCAATCAAGAAGAATGAGATGGTCCTAGATCTTCATTTGCAACAAGCAAATAGAAGAAGGTACCCCCTTAGAGAAGTCGAAGATGTTTGATGATGAACGTGAAGGAGGCTATCTCTCTCGTGGTTTTGAGTGTAACATTTGCCTGGATCTTGCAAATGATCCAGTGGTTACCTTGTGTGGTCACTTGTATTGCTGGCCTTGCATCTACAAATGGATCCACTTACATAGCATCCCTTCCGAAAATCCATCTCAACGCCACCCACAATGCCCTGTTTGCAAGGCTGATGTTTCAGTAAGAAGCATGGTTCCACTCTATGGCCGCGACCAAGCTACAAAAACATCTGAAGATGAAGTTCAAGCTAATGGTATGGTCATACCAGAAAGACCTGGGATTGATTCACATCCACCTCAACAACTCCATCAGTCAAATACAACCAGGATTGGTGGCACGACAACAAATATGTTACATCCCTTGATTGGTGAAACGGCTTATGCAGCACGCGTTTCTGGAAACTCATCACCAACATTGTATCCATATCCAAACGCGCATCATCTAGTAGGCAGCACTACTTTGAGAATGAGAAGGCAACAATTGCAAGCTGATGATAAATCACTTCGCAGAGTACATTTTTTTCTCATCTGTTGCGTAGTGTTATGTCTTATCTTGTTATGATGATAAAGACTTTTTTTTCTGCTGTAACTTTGTAAGAAATATGAATAATGTACTACACAAAACTATTTGTATCTGGATCTTCAATAATAAACCAATGGAAGACTCTCTACTCCTGACTTGAAACATAAAATTTCTTACTATAGTGAATTATTGGCCTGTGCTTTAAAATGGTTTCCGCATAAAGTTGTTGCTGGAGCATTGAAAATGTTAAATGAAACTATTCAGCAATACTCTATGCAGACAGCTTGTTTCTCAACACCCTGGGATTCACAAGAGAGATTTGAACTCTTCTCACGGCGGCACCTAACAATTTACGCTGTCTCACACCTGGGAAGAAGCATGATATATGAATCTTTACC
Proteins encoded in this window:
- the LOC125865529 gene encoding E3 ubiquitin-protein ligase RMA1H1-like, encoding MFDDEREGGYLSRGFECNICLDLANDPVVTLCGHLYCWPCIYKWIHLHSIPSENPSQRHPQCPVCKADVSVRSMVPLYGRDQATKTSEDEVQANGMVIPERPGIDSHPPQQLHQSNTTRIGGTTTNMLHPLIGETAYAARVSGNSSPTLYPYPNAHHLVGSTTLRMRRQQLQADDKSLRRVHFFLICCVVLCLILL